The following proteins are encoded in a genomic region of Hirundo rustica isolate bHirRus1 chromosome 3, bHirRus1.pri.v3, whole genome shotgun sequence:
- the CAPN9 gene encoding calpain-9 isoform X1, with protein sequence MPYLYQDSKPRPPAHPGAARATHSSGKGYEQLRQECLRRGILFEDSDFPACNSSLFFSENPPIPFVWKRPGDIVKDPKFILGGATRTDICQGDLGDCWLLAAIASLTLNEKALARVVPLDQNFGPDYAGIFHFQFWQHNEWLDVVIDDRLPTFKDRLVFLHSAELNEFWSALLEKAYAKLNGSYESLKGGSTIEAMEDFTGGIGEMYDVKAAPDNFYEILEKALKRCSMVGCSIDTSSAAESEARTPFGLVKGHAYSVTGIEEVSYRGQQVKLIRIRNPWGQVEWNGPWSDNSAEWHSVSPLEQRRLSQAAQDDGEFWMKFEDFKVHFDKVEICNLTPDALGDSTAHKWEVTIHQGSWVRGATAGGCRNFLETFWTNPQIKLHLTEKDDGQDECTFIAALMQKDRRKLKKLGAEMLTIGYSIYESPGRDGHLGKDFFRYHPSKARSKTYINLREVSHRFKLPPGDYILIPTTFEPHQEADFCLRIFSEKKAITEDLDENVAIDLPEPLLPSTGPQETEEEEQFRALFEQISGKDMEISAEELEYVLNAVLKKTKNIKFKNLSLISCRNIISLMDTSGNGKLEFSEFKVFWEKMKKWISIFLQFDFDKSGSMSSYELRGALKTAGYQLNNYLLQLIVLRYSDEQFQIEFDDFLNCLIRLENASRVFQALSAKNKEFINLNIGEFINLAMNI encoded by the exons ATGCCCTACCTGTACCAGGACTCGAAGCCGCGGCCGCCTGCGCATCCCGGGGCCGCCCGCGCCACCCACAGCTCGGGCAAGGGCTACgagcagctgaggcaggagtGCCTGCGCAGGGGAATCCTCTTCGAGGACTCCGACTTCCCCGCCTGCAACTCGTCTCTCTTCTTCAGCGAAAACCCACCCATTCCCTTCGTCTGGAAGAGGCCCGGG GACATTGTCAAAGACCCCAAGTTTATCCTTGGAGGAGCCACCAGAACTGACATTTGTCAAGGGGATCTTG GTGACTGCTGGCTATTAGCAGCCATAGCTTCTCTCACACTGAATGAAAAAGCACTAGCAAGAGTGGTGCCACTGGATCAAAATTTTGGGCCAGATTATGCTGGAATATTTCACTTCCAG TTTTGGCAGCACAACGAGTGGCTGGATGTCGTGATTGATGACCGATTACCCACCTTCAAGGACCGGCTGGTTTTCTTGCACTCAGCTGAACTCAATGAATTTTGGAGTGCCTTACTGGAGAAAGCCTATGCCAA GTTGAATGGCAGCTACGAGTCTCTGAAGGGTGGCAGTACGATAGAGGCCATGGAGGATTTCACTGGGGGTATAGGAGAAATGTATGATGTTAAGGCAGCTCCTGACAATTTCTATGAAATCCTAGAAAAAGCCCTGAAAAGATGCTCAATGGTGGGCTGCTCTATTGAT ACCAGCAGTGCTGCCGAGTCGGAAGCCCGAACCCCATTTGGCCTTGTGAAAGGCCATGCGTACTCTGTGACTGGCATTGAGGAG GTGAGTTATAGGGGCCAGCAAGTGAAGCTCATAAGGATAAGGAACCCGTGGGGACAAGTGGAGTGGAATGGCCCTTGGAGTGACAA ctCTGCAGAGTGGCACTCAGTCAGCCCATTGGAGCAGAGACGCCTGTCTCAGGCAGCACAGGATGATGGAGAGTTCTG GATGAAATTTGAAGACTTCAAAGTGCATTTTGACAAAGTTGAGATCTGCAACCTGACTCCAGATGCCCTGGGAGACAGCACTGCCCACAAATGGGAAGTGACCATCCACCAGGGAAGCTGGGTCCGCGGAGCCACCGCAGGAGGATGTAGAAATTTCCTAG AGACTTTCTGGACAAATCCACAAATCAAGCTGCACTTGACAGAGAAGGACGATGGACAAGATGAGTGCACATTCATAGCAGCACTGATGCAAAAGGATCGCCGTAAACTCAAGAAGCTTGGAGCTGAAATGCTGACCATTGGCTACTCTATTTATGAG aGCCCTGGCAGAGATGGACACTTGGGCAAAGACTTCTTCAGGTACCACCCCTCCAAGGCCAGGAGCAAAACCTACATCAATTTAAGGGAAGTATCCCATCGATTCAAGCTGCCCCCAGGTGATTACATCCTGATTCCCACCACATTTGAGCCACACCAGGAGGCAGATTTCTGCCTGAGGATCTTCTCTGAGAAGAAGGCCATCACTGA GGATCTAGATGAAAATGTTGCCATTGATCTCCCTGAG CCTCTACTCCCAAGCACAGGCCCACAAGAAACTGAGGAAGAAGAGCAGTTCCGAGCACTGTTTGAGCAGATTTCAGGAAAG gacaTGGAGATTTCTGCAGAAGAACTTGAATATGTTCTGAatgctgtattaaaaaaaa CAAAGAACATAAAATTCAAGAACTTAAGTCTCATTTCATGCCGAAATATCATTTCTCTTATGGAT ACCAGTGGCAACGGGAAACTGGAATTCAGTGAGTTCAaagttttctgggaaaaaatgaagaaatggatA AGTATCTTTCTTCAATTTGACTTTGATAAATCTGGTTCCATGTCCTCTTACGAGCTTCGTGGTGCTCTTAAAACTGCAG GATACCAGCTCAACAATTACCTGCTGCAACTGATTGTCCTCCGATACTCCGATGAGCAGTTTCAGATTGAATTTGATGATTTTCTGAACTGCCTAATACGCCTGGAGAATGCGAGTC GAGTATTCCAAGCACTGAGTGCGAAAAACAAGGAGTTCATTAACCTGAATATAGGCGAG TTTATCAACCTGGCAATGAACATCTGA
- the CAPN9 gene encoding calpain-9 isoform X3 encodes MPYLYQDSKPRPPAHPGAARATHSSGKGYEQLRQECLRRGILFEDSDFPACNSSLFFSENPPIPFVWKRPGFWQHNEWLDVVIDDRLPTFKDRLVFLHSAELNEFWSALLEKAYAKLNGSYESLKGGSTIEAMEDFTGGIGEMYDVKAAPDNFYEILEKALKRCSMVGCSIDTSSAAESEARTPFGLVKGHAYSVTGIEEVSYRGQQVKLIRIRNPWGQVEWNGPWSDNSAEWHSVSPLEQRRLSQAAQDDGEFWMKFEDFKVHFDKVEICNLTPDALGDSTAHKWEVTIHQGSWVRGATAGGCRNFLETFWTNPQIKLHLTEKDDGQDECTFIAALMQKDRRKLKKLGAEMLTIGYSIYESPGRDGHLGKDFFRYHPSKARSKTYINLREVSHRFKLPPGDYILIPTTFEPHQEADFCLRIFSEKKAITEDLDENVAIDLPEPLLPSTGPQETEEEEQFRALFEQISGKDMEISAEELEYVLNAVLKKTKNIKFKNLSLISCRNIISLMDTSGNGKLEFSEFKVFWEKMKKWISIFLQFDFDKSGSMSSYELRGALKTAGYQLNNYLLQLIVLRYSDEQFQIEFDDFLNCLIRLENASRVFQALSAKNKEFINLNIGEFINLAMNI; translated from the exons ATGCCCTACCTGTACCAGGACTCGAAGCCGCGGCCGCCTGCGCATCCCGGGGCCGCCCGCGCCACCCACAGCTCGGGCAAGGGCTACgagcagctgaggcaggagtGCCTGCGCAGGGGAATCCTCTTCGAGGACTCCGACTTCCCCGCCTGCAACTCGTCTCTCTTCTTCAGCGAAAACCCACCCATTCCCTTCGTCTGGAAGAGGCCCGGG TTTTGGCAGCACAACGAGTGGCTGGATGTCGTGATTGATGACCGATTACCCACCTTCAAGGACCGGCTGGTTTTCTTGCACTCAGCTGAACTCAATGAATTTTGGAGTGCCTTACTGGAGAAAGCCTATGCCAA GTTGAATGGCAGCTACGAGTCTCTGAAGGGTGGCAGTACGATAGAGGCCATGGAGGATTTCACTGGGGGTATAGGAGAAATGTATGATGTTAAGGCAGCTCCTGACAATTTCTATGAAATCCTAGAAAAAGCCCTGAAAAGATGCTCAATGGTGGGCTGCTCTATTGAT ACCAGCAGTGCTGCCGAGTCGGAAGCCCGAACCCCATTTGGCCTTGTGAAAGGCCATGCGTACTCTGTGACTGGCATTGAGGAG GTGAGTTATAGGGGCCAGCAAGTGAAGCTCATAAGGATAAGGAACCCGTGGGGACAAGTGGAGTGGAATGGCCCTTGGAGTGACAA ctCTGCAGAGTGGCACTCAGTCAGCCCATTGGAGCAGAGACGCCTGTCTCAGGCAGCACAGGATGATGGAGAGTTCTG GATGAAATTTGAAGACTTCAAAGTGCATTTTGACAAAGTTGAGATCTGCAACCTGACTCCAGATGCCCTGGGAGACAGCACTGCCCACAAATGGGAAGTGACCATCCACCAGGGAAGCTGGGTCCGCGGAGCCACCGCAGGAGGATGTAGAAATTTCCTAG AGACTTTCTGGACAAATCCACAAATCAAGCTGCACTTGACAGAGAAGGACGATGGACAAGATGAGTGCACATTCATAGCAGCACTGATGCAAAAGGATCGCCGTAAACTCAAGAAGCTTGGAGCTGAAATGCTGACCATTGGCTACTCTATTTATGAG aGCCCTGGCAGAGATGGACACTTGGGCAAAGACTTCTTCAGGTACCACCCCTCCAAGGCCAGGAGCAAAACCTACATCAATTTAAGGGAAGTATCCCATCGATTCAAGCTGCCCCCAGGTGATTACATCCTGATTCCCACCACATTTGAGCCACACCAGGAGGCAGATTTCTGCCTGAGGATCTTCTCTGAGAAGAAGGCCATCACTGA GGATCTAGATGAAAATGTTGCCATTGATCTCCCTGAG CCTCTACTCCCAAGCACAGGCCCACAAGAAACTGAGGAAGAAGAGCAGTTCCGAGCACTGTTTGAGCAGATTTCAGGAAAG gacaTGGAGATTTCTGCAGAAGAACTTGAATATGTTCTGAatgctgtattaaaaaaaa CAAAGAACATAAAATTCAAGAACTTAAGTCTCATTTCATGCCGAAATATCATTTCTCTTATGGAT ACCAGTGGCAACGGGAAACTGGAATTCAGTGAGTTCAaagttttctgggaaaaaatgaagaaatggatA AGTATCTTTCTTCAATTTGACTTTGATAAATCTGGTTCCATGTCCTCTTACGAGCTTCGTGGTGCTCTTAAAACTGCAG GATACCAGCTCAACAATTACCTGCTGCAACTGATTGTCCTCCGATACTCCGATGAGCAGTTTCAGATTGAATTTGATGATTTTCTGAACTGCCTAATACGCCTGGAGAATGCGAGTC GAGTATTCCAAGCACTGAGTGCGAAAAACAAGGAGTTCATTAACCTGAATATAGGCGAG TTTATCAACCTGGCAATGAACATCTGA
- the CAPN9 gene encoding calpain-9 isoform X2: MPYLYQDSKPRPPAHPGAARATHSSGKGYEQLRQECLRRGILFEDSDFPACNSSLFFSENPPIPFVWKRPGDIVKDPKFILGGATRTDICQGDLGDCWLLAAIASLTLNEKALARVVPLDQNFGPDYAGIFHFQFWQHNEWLDVVIDDRLPTFKDRLVFLHSAELNEFWSALLEKAYAKLNGSYESLKGGSTIEAMEDFTGGIGEMYDVKAAPDNFYEILEKALKRCSMVGCSIDTSSAAESEARTPFGLVKGHAYSVTGIEEVSYRGQQVKLIRIRNPWGQVEWNGPWSDKMKFEDFKVHFDKVEICNLTPDALGDSTAHKWEVTIHQGSWVRGATAGGCRNFLETFWTNPQIKLHLTEKDDGQDECTFIAALMQKDRRKLKKLGAEMLTIGYSIYESPGRDGHLGKDFFRYHPSKARSKTYINLREVSHRFKLPPGDYILIPTTFEPHQEADFCLRIFSEKKAITEDLDENVAIDLPEPLLPSTGPQETEEEEQFRALFEQISGKDMEISAEELEYVLNAVLKKTKNIKFKNLSLISCRNIISLMDTSGNGKLEFSEFKVFWEKMKKWISIFLQFDFDKSGSMSSYELRGALKTAGYQLNNYLLQLIVLRYSDEQFQIEFDDFLNCLIRLENASRVFQALSAKNKEFINLNIGEFINLAMNI, encoded by the exons ATGCCCTACCTGTACCAGGACTCGAAGCCGCGGCCGCCTGCGCATCCCGGGGCCGCCCGCGCCACCCACAGCTCGGGCAAGGGCTACgagcagctgaggcaggagtGCCTGCGCAGGGGAATCCTCTTCGAGGACTCCGACTTCCCCGCCTGCAACTCGTCTCTCTTCTTCAGCGAAAACCCACCCATTCCCTTCGTCTGGAAGAGGCCCGGG GACATTGTCAAAGACCCCAAGTTTATCCTTGGAGGAGCCACCAGAACTGACATTTGTCAAGGGGATCTTG GTGACTGCTGGCTATTAGCAGCCATAGCTTCTCTCACACTGAATGAAAAAGCACTAGCAAGAGTGGTGCCACTGGATCAAAATTTTGGGCCAGATTATGCTGGAATATTTCACTTCCAG TTTTGGCAGCACAACGAGTGGCTGGATGTCGTGATTGATGACCGATTACCCACCTTCAAGGACCGGCTGGTTTTCTTGCACTCAGCTGAACTCAATGAATTTTGGAGTGCCTTACTGGAGAAAGCCTATGCCAA GTTGAATGGCAGCTACGAGTCTCTGAAGGGTGGCAGTACGATAGAGGCCATGGAGGATTTCACTGGGGGTATAGGAGAAATGTATGATGTTAAGGCAGCTCCTGACAATTTCTATGAAATCCTAGAAAAAGCCCTGAAAAGATGCTCAATGGTGGGCTGCTCTATTGAT ACCAGCAGTGCTGCCGAGTCGGAAGCCCGAACCCCATTTGGCCTTGTGAAAGGCCATGCGTACTCTGTGACTGGCATTGAGGAG GTGAGTTATAGGGGCCAGCAAGTGAAGCTCATAAGGATAAGGAACCCGTGGGGACAAGTGGAGTGGAATGGCCCTTGGAGTGACAA GATGAAATTTGAAGACTTCAAAGTGCATTTTGACAAAGTTGAGATCTGCAACCTGACTCCAGATGCCCTGGGAGACAGCACTGCCCACAAATGGGAAGTGACCATCCACCAGGGAAGCTGGGTCCGCGGAGCCACCGCAGGAGGATGTAGAAATTTCCTAG AGACTTTCTGGACAAATCCACAAATCAAGCTGCACTTGACAGAGAAGGACGATGGACAAGATGAGTGCACATTCATAGCAGCACTGATGCAAAAGGATCGCCGTAAACTCAAGAAGCTTGGAGCTGAAATGCTGACCATTGGCTACTCTATTTATGAG aGCCCTGGCAGAGATGGACACTTGGGCAAAGACTTCTTCAGGTACCACCCCTCCAAGGCCAGGAGCAAAACCTACATCAATTTAAGGGAAGTATCCCATCGATTCAAGCTGCCCCCAGGTGATTACATCCTGATTCCCACCACATTTGAGCCACACCAGGAGGCAGATTTCTGCCTGAGGATCTTCTCTGAGAAGAAGGCCATCACTGA GGATCTAGATGAAAATGTTGCCATTGATCTCCCTGAG CCTCTACTCCCAAGCACAGGCCCACAAGAAACTGAGGAAGAAGAGCAGTTCCGAGCACTGTTTGAGCAGATTTCAGGAAAG gacaTGGAGATTTCTGCAGAAGAACTTGAATATGTTCTGAatgctgtattaaaaaaaa CAAAGAACATAAAATTCAAGAACTTAAGTCTCATTTCATGCCGAAATATCATTTCTCTTATGGAT ACCAGTGGCAACGGGAAACTGGAATTCAGTGAGTTCAaagttttctgggaaaaaatgaagaaatggatA AGTATCTTTCTTCAATTTGACTTTGATAAATCTGGTTCCATGTCCTCTTACGAGCTTCGTGGTGCTCTTAAAACTGCAG GATACCAGCTCAACAATTACCTGCTGCAACTGATTGTCCTCCGATACTCCGATGAGCAGTTTCAGATTGAATTTGATGATTTTCTGAACTGCCTAATACGCCTGGAGAATGCGAGTC GAGTATTCCAAGCACTGAGTGCGAAAAACAAGGAGTTCATTAACCTGAATATAGGCGAG TTTATCAACCTGGCAATGAACATCTGA